The Rhinoraja longicauda isolate Sanriku21f unplaced genomic scaffold, sRhiLon1.1 Scf000045, whole genome shotgun sequence DNA window CACGGGTGACCCAGGGGAGGGGTTGGGCGGAGTGGACCACCCGGTGACTCGGGGGAGGGAGGACGGAGTCGACCACCGGTAACCTGGTGGAGGAGGGACGGTGTCGACCACCGGTGACCCGGGTGAGAGGGGGACGGAGTAGAACACCGGCGACCCGATGGAGGGGGGGGACGGAGTAGAACACCGGCGACCCGATGGAGGGGGGGACGGAGTAGACCACCGGCGATCCTGGTAGTGTAAAAGAGGAGGGGTGCCGTGCACAGTGACGGCCGGCCCCATAGAAAGGTTGCTGGACGGAAGAACAAAATAGTGAAACAATTTTACAGGTCAGTGTTAGCGTCAAACGGACAGTTACCCCAAGTGCTGACACTTGTGCAGAACCGGTCCCAGCCGCTGGAGACCTTCACACTGAATGCCGCAGTCACACAGATCGAGGTGTTTGATTGTATCACAGTGCCTGATGACATGAGACAGGACCACGCAGTCAATCGGGGTCAGTCCCTGTCGAAGGAATGAAAGTGTTTCCACAGATCCCAGTGTCTGTTGAGCCAGTGCAGGATTCTGAGACTCAAACAGGTAGTGCAGCGTGTTCAGGAGGCTCCGTTTACCAGCGTCCTCCCCTGTGTTTCCAGCCTGGCGTTGAACCTCCTCCTTCACCCAGTCAATCACTCGGCAGGTTGTTTGATGAGGAAATGGACCCAGAAACTCCTCCAGGACCCGAGCTGACCGTGGGGAGGAGAGACCAGCGACAAAACGGAGAAATACCTCAAATCGCCCGTCTGTCGTGCTGTGGGCTTCAGACAGGAGTTTCAGGATATCCCCGCGATCCGGAGTCAGGAATTGTGCGAGTGCGGCTACAAACTCTTGGATGGTGAGGTGTGGGAAGGTGTACACCACGCTCCGGGCTGAATCCTCTCTCTCCAAAAGTTCCATCAGGAACCCGGACAGGAACTGGGAAGGCTGCATATTGTACTTGATCAAATCTCCATCTGTGAACACAATGCCAGTGAAGGCCATCTGACCAACCCTCAGTAACACCTCACGGGGGCTCTCAATCTCACGGCCGTGGTTTGTCAGGATGTTGTAAATAAAGTAGCAATATAGTTGGGTGATGGTCTTGGGAACTCGCTGCGGGTCCCGGTGTGTTtgtgtgaagaaggggcccagTGTCAGGGCGAGGATCCAGCAGTAGGAGGGGTTGTAGCTCATGGTGTACAGGATCTCGTTCTCCTCCACATGTTTGAAAACAGCTGCTGCCACCGTCTGATCATCAAAACACCTGGTGAAATATTCCTTCCGTTCCTCACcaacaaatcccatgatttcagcCCTGACACTGATCTCTGCCTTTTCCAGTAAATGTAACGCAGTGGGGCGGGTGGTCACTAGCACTGAACACCCTGGCAGCAGCTTGTGCTGGattaaactgtacacaatgtcaGACACTTCACACCACCACTTCGGGATCTGGACACATGTGTTGAGGTTCTGTGTCTCTCCGACTGTCAGCAAAATCGATCCTGCCCTTGAATTCATCCAGACCATCGAATATAAACAGCAATCCCTCTGGGTTCTTCCAGACCTCTCCCAGGATATTCCTAAAGTAAGGATACTGATCCAGAATCAGTTCCTTCAGGGTCACTCTGCAGTTAATAGGTGTTTAAATCTCGGAatttaaaactgaaaacaaaCTGGAAGTCTTGATATATTTTCCCTGTGGCCCAGTCATTAACAATTCTTTTGCACCATTGTTGTTTTTACCCCGGGACTCCGGCCACAGATGCTGAACTCCCAGAACGGGATTTACTTCTGGAAAAGCTGCTGTGGAATAATTCATCTGTCCTGATTTTTTCCAGTTCTATCCGGAGAcatttctctctccattcttCATGGTCCCGGCCTCTTGCCAGCAGCTCATATTCTACCAGTGTCCGATCTCGAACAGTGGAGGTGATTGTGAGCTCAGCGTATCGATCAAGCAGCTGGCAAACCTTCACCTTCTCCTTCATCAGGATCGTGTTCACGCTCAGTGTTTCAGTCTNNNNNNNNNNNNNNNNNNNNNNNNNNNNNNNNNNNNNNNNNNNNNNNNNNNNNNNNNNNNNNNNNNNNNNNNNNNNNNNNNNNNNNNNNNNNNNNNNNNNNNNNNNNNNNNNNNNNNNNNNNNNNNNNNNNNNNNNNNNNNNNNNNNNNNNNNNNNNNNNNNNNNNNNNNNNNNNNNNNNNNNNNNNNNNNNNNNNNNNNNNNNNNNNNNNNNNNNNNNNNNNNNNNNNNNNNNNNNNNNNNNNNNNNNNNNNNNNNNNNNNNNNNNNNNNNNNNNNNNNNNNNNNNNNNNNNNNNNNNNNNNNNNNNNNNNNNNNNNNNNNNNNNNNNNNNNNNNNNNNNNNNNNNNNNNNNNNNNNNNNNNNNNNNNNNNNNNNNNNNNNNNNNNNNNNNNNNNNNNNNNNNNNNNNNNNNNNNNNNNNNNNNNNNNNNNNNNNNNNNNNNNNNNNNNNNNNNNNNNNNNNNNNNNNNNNNNNNNNNNNNNNNNNNNNNNNNNNNNNNTGAAAACAGCAAGTAGTGTAGCTTCATCTCGAAAAACATTTTGACTCCGTCCATGTTTGGAAGCAAAGTGGGCAAAGGAGAGGTGTCCATGGGGAAGTGACATTAGAAATGGAAGCTGGACATGGAAGAGCAAGCCAGAGAGTCAAGAAGGAAGCAATTAATTCAACATACATGTGGAGGTAGGGGTGTTGTGTCTAGAGGTGAGAACTTATTGTGACTTGTCAACAATTGTGAAAAATCATCAACTGATTGAGAAGGATTGTCGGGTACAGAGTGAAGACTATGTAACAGGGTACTTGGCCTGCCCATGAACAGGGGAGTGAGAGACAGATTCGATTCATTCCGGTTTCTATCCACTGTGGTGGAGGGAACCTCATCCTCGACATTGTAGACATTCGGGAATGTTCTCAGAAATGTACATATtttcagtgtgtcaggaccctgtGAGGAATGTGtggagttacacagtgtgtcaggacccatgtaggagtgtgtggggttagagtgtgtcaggacccatctagaaGTGTGTtgagttacacagtgtgtcaggacccatgtaGGAGTatgtggggttacacagtgtgtcaggacccatctaggagtgtggggttacacagtgtgtcaggacccatctaagaGTGTGTgtggttacacagtgtgtcaggacccatctaggagtgtgtgggggagggagggggaggggggggtgggggggaggaggagggggggaggggagaggcggagaggcggagagagagagaggcggagcgagagagaggcggagagagaggtggagagagagaggcggagagagagaggcagagaggcagagagagacagggggcagtgctaacatccatccacagaacagagggcaACTGGTTGAAACTCGCCTCATTGTCCGGAgaggcttccaaatcagtagatactgggatctgaaggctacgctccaaaccccccattctgaccacaaccgacagtgaaaggccagtttcactaaaggaaaccaatgagaaagtgtaaagtgtgatcaagtgtccgtggttaaggatgcaagaagcaatatcgaactcaggtccgtgctacatgttacaagcgtgtgaagatctcaggatagtttatcgaaatctcacaaatagactgcagagaatggatctgcaaaatgcacattttatattttacaaccagaatgcagaaacgtatcaactttcagccaattaattcatcgaaatgaaactgcttcctgcagctttgctaagatgttgatgtcttgaggtgaagctgctactgtgGTAGCATTCGGCTTGAGTTAAGGGGGAGAACTCCAATAacaatgaaaggcgtgacaacccagagaccatgaaaaatacattttccatgtaacgtccaattcgtggtttatttgtgatttattgatttctgtcctttgaatatagcacgtccctgctcaacatttatattctgttgaaatataaatgtgttgaaagactggagcgactaggcttgtatacactggaatttagaaggatgagaggagatcttatcgaaacgtataagattattaaggggttggacacgttagatgcaggaaacatgttcccaatgttgggggagtccagaacaaggggccacagtttaagaataaggggtcgaccatttagaactgagatgaggaaaaactttttcagtcagagagatgtgaatctgtgcgattaattctctgcctcagaaggcagtggaggccaattctctgaatgcattcaagagagagctggatagagctcttaaggatagcggagtcgggggtatggggagaaggcaggtgcggggtactgattgagaatgatcagccatgatcacattgaatggcggtgcgtacaggctcgaagggccgaatggcctcctcctgcacctattgtctattctctatgatAAAGAAAGACACATCCGAGACCCTGCAGGTCCAAATGCAATTCCCCGGTCCCCCACTGGGGGGAAGCACGGTATTTAAATGCCGTTTAAAGGGAAGGGCGGCCTTTTAAAGGGGAGGGTgacagtttaaaggggagggcgacaatttaaaggggagggcgacagtttaaagggcagggcggccgtttaaaggggagggcggggaTTCGGCCAACAATATTCCCGTCCCTAGGGCGGTGACGTTTACACCCCGAGATGTTCACACGTCCACACTCAGTCCGGATCTGATTCCCTGCAGACTCTTCAGCTGGTTCCGTCCATCTTTACTGAACGTATTCCCCCACAGCCTGAAACAAGCCCAGGAATAAAGACAAAATAAACAGATTAAACATCAGTGTCAGGAACAGGGACTGCGGTCGATAtttcaacaacactcacagaactaaatCACAGGAGAAGCCGGCACATCCCCAGATATTTTATCACAataaacattaacacaaacacCCACCAGATAAGCTCCAGTCTCGGGAGGTTCAGTATGAGGCGGCGGAGAGCGGGAACAGATCGGTCTGTGAGGGAGTTGTCCCCCAGGTACAGCTCCGTCAGTGAAGGGTTTGGACGGAGAGCAGAGacgagatcctcggctccagaatCTGTGAGACCGACATTGTTaagcctggagatgagagagactgagagtgagggacacagagagacatgagacggtgcaaatccccagtgtttatcagtgacacaattactgatcatattaatgttcagtgtcagACACCCAGTGAGTGTAAACACAATCTCTGACAGTCTGGGACTTACCACAGTGACTGTATTTTACAGTCCGTGTTCCTCAGAGCCGCAGACACCAGTTTCACTCCGGAATCTCCCAGATTATTCCCATTCAGCTCCAGCTCCGTCAGTGAGGTgtttgtactgagagcggagacgagatcctcggctccagaatGTGTGAGACCGACACTGTccagcctggagatgagagagagtgagggtgagggacacagagagacacgagaCGGTGCAAATCCCCAGTGTTTATCAGCGAGACAATTACTGATCatattaatgttcagtgtcagacacccagtgactgtaaacacaatctctgacagtctgggacttactccagtctctgtattttacagtccgggttccTCAAAGCCGCAGACACCAGTTTCATTCCGGAATCTCCCAGATTATTCCCACTCAGGTCCAGCTCCGTCAGTGAGGTgtttgtactgagagcggagacgagatcctcggctccagaatGTGTGAGACCGACATTGCccagcctggagatgagagagagttagggtgagggacacagagagacaggagacggtgcaaatccccagtgtttatcagtgacacgattactgatcatattaatgttcagtgtcagacacccagtgactgtaaacacaatctctcacagtctgggacttactccagtctctgtattttacagtccgggttccCCAGCGCCGCAGACACCAGTTTCACTCCTGAATCACCCAGGTTGTTGAACGCCAGTCTAAACACAAACAGACAGAGTAAGGAACAAACTGATACAAACCCCGGGGCTGAGATAACTTCTCCGAAACTGATATTTCTAGAAGCGCCTCAGCAAATTGTTGAATAAATCTCTGTCGTTGTGGTGTTTGGTGACTTTTACCATTTATTCTCATTCCCCGACGACTGGGAAAAGTTCCCCGTGCAGAGAACGCCTGCAACACACGTGACGTGGGGGTGGGAGAACGGCAGCTACCATCGGTGACCCGGGGGATGGGGGGGCGGCAGTGGAGTCGACCACCAGCAACccgggagagggagacggagccGACTATCGGTGACCCGCGGGAGGGGGTGACGGAGTCGACCACTAGCGACCTGTGGGAGGGATGAGGGCGGGAACGTAGTCGACCACCAGCAacccgggggagggaggaggggggaacgtagtcgaccaccagcgacccgggggaaggaggagggtggaggggggaacgaAATCGACCACGGGGGACCCAGGGGAGGGGTTGTGCGGAGTGGACCACCGGTGACTCGGGGGAGGGAGGACGGAGTCGACCACCGGTAACCTGGTGGAGGGGGATGGTGTAGACCACCGGCGACCCGATGGAGGGGGGGACGGAGTAGACCACCGGCGATCCTGGTAGTGTAAAAGAGGAGGGGTGCCGTGCACAGTGACGGCCGGCCCCATAGAAAGGTTGCTGGACGGAAGAACAAAATAGTGAAACAGTTTTACAGGTCAGTGTTAGCGTCAAACGGACAGTTACCCCAAGTGCTGACTCTTGTGCAGAACCGGTCCCAGTCGCTGGAGACCTTCACACTGAATGCGGCAGTCCTGCAGATCGAGGTGTTTGATTGTATCACAGTGCCTGATGACATGAGACAGGACCGCGCAGTCAATCGGGGTCAGTCCCAGTCCACTGAATGAAAGTGTTTCCACAGATCCCAGTGTCTGCTGAGCAAGTGCAGGATTCTGAGACTCAAACAGGTAGTGCAGCGTGTTCAGGAGGCTCCGTTTACCAGCGACCTTCCCTGTGTTTCCAGCCTGGCGTTTAACCTCCTCCTTCACCCAGTCAATCACTCGGCAGGTTGTTTGATGAGGAAATGGCCCCAGAAACTCCTCCAGGACCCGAGCTGACCGTGGGGAGGACAGACCAGCGACAAAACGGAGAAATACCTCAAATCGCCCGTCTGTCGCGCTGTGGGCTTCAGACAGGAGTTTCAGGATATCCCCGTGATCCGTAGTCAGGAATTGTGCGAGTGCAGCTACAAACTCTTGGATGGTGAGGTGCGGGAAGGTGTACACCACGCTCCGGGCTGAATCCTCTCTCCAAAAGTTCCATCAGGAACCCGGACAGGAACTGGGAAGGCTGCAGATTGTACTTGATCAAATCTCCAtctgtgaacacaatgttcttcTCGGACACTCCAGTGAAGGCCATCTGACCAACCCTCAGTAACACCTCAA harbors:
- the LOC144612491 gene encoding NACHT, LRR and PYD domains-containing protein 3-like → MCPDPEWWCEVSDIVYSLIQHKLLPGCSVLVTTRPTALHLLEKAEISVRAEILGFVGEERKEYFTRYFDDQTVAAAVFKHVEENEILYTMSYNPSYCWILALTLGPFFTQTHRDPQRVPKTITQLYCYFIYNILKSHGREIESPLEVLLRVGQMAFTGVSEKNIVFTDGDLIKYNLQPSQFLSGFLMELLERGFSPEPRVLEEFLGPFPHQTTCRVIDWVKEEVKRQAGNTGKVAGKRSLLNTLHYLFESQNPALAQQTLGSVETLSFSGLGLTPIDCAVLSHVIRHCDTIKHLDLQDCRIQCEGLQRLGPVLHKSQHLG